Proteins encoded in a region of the Scyliorhinus canicula chromosome 2, sScyCan1.1, whole genome shotgun sequence genome:
- the tpp1 gene encoding tripeptidyl-peptidase 1, whose product MLARGCFLLAICISRVLISSSRGVFLEPDQNVSVPIGWIQVGRVSASDQILLTFALKQQNTDKLQELLEQVSDPHSLQYGKYLSLDQLSSLIQPSEETLKIVWAWLRNHGVQNCSTVQTFDFLKCFMSASTAEKLLTGSKFNRFTDGHRTLIRSLAKYKIPEEVAKHVDFVGGMHRFPAKNTVISKAWKTSRHRIAGFHLGVTPAVLRKRYNLTASDVGSYENNSQAVAQFLEQYFHQLDLTVFMQLFGRSFVHRTQVDKVIGCQKGIMDGLEASLDVEYIMSIGGNIATWVFSNGGRHESQEPFLEWMTLLSNMSAIPWVHSISYGDDEDSLSMAYMKRINIEFMKAGVRGITLLFASGDDGAGCREVRRGVNTFNPSFPASSPYVTTVGGTSFKNPFQITAEVTDYISGGGFSNVFRMPNYQDVAVKSYLKRMKSLPPASYYNVSGRAYPDVAALSDNYWVVNNLIPIPWISGTSASTPVFSGILALINDRRFQKGLPALGFVNPLLYSLQGNGTSGAFFDVTTGCHFGCLDEKTEGRGFCASPSWDPVTGWGTPNYPELLKALLLGKVDDP is encoded by the exons CGTTCCTATTGGGTGGATACAAGTAGGTCGAGTATCGGCCTCCGATCAAATACTGCTCACTTTTGCACTGAAGCAGCAAAATACCGACAAACTCCAAGAACTACTGGAACAAGTATCAGACCCACATTCTCTCCAATACG GTAAATACCTCTCGTTGGATCAGTTATCCAGTCTGATTCAACCTTCAGAAGAGACGCTGAAAATTGTGTGGGCATGGCTCAGAAATCATGGTGTACAAAACTGTTCCACAGTCCAGACTTTCGATTTCTTGAAATGTTTCATGTCTGCCAG TACGGCTGAGAAGCTTCTGACTGGATCAAAGTTTAATCGATTCACAGATGGCCATCGCACCCTGATACGATCTCTGGCTAAGTACAAAATACCTGAAGAAGTGGCGAAACATGTTGATTTTG TTGGAGGTATGCATCGATTCCCTGCGAAAAATACTGTGATAAGCAAGGCGTGGAAAACAAGCCGGCACAGAATAGCAGGCTTTCATTTGGGCGTGACACCTGCTGTTCTGAGAAAACGATACAACCTTACTGCGAGCGACGTTGGCTCGTATGAGAATAACAGTCAAGCAGTGGCACAG TTCCTGGAGCAATATTTCCACCAGCTGGACCTCACAGTGTTTATGCAATTATTTGGTAGAAGCTTTGTGCACCGCACTCAAGTGGATAAAGTGATTGGATGCCAAAAAGGAATAATGGATGGTTTGGAAGCCAGCCTGGATGTGGAGTACATCATGAGTATTGGTGGAAACATAGCTACCTGGGTCTTCAGTAATGGAG GAAGACATGAATCCCAGGAGCCATTTCTAGAGTGGATGACGTTATTGAGTAATATGTCAGCAATTCCATGGGTGCACTCCATCAGTTACGGAGATGATGAGGACAGTCTATCAATGGCATATATGAAACGAATCAACATTGAGTTCATGAAGGCAGGTGTCCGCGGAATCACACTACTGTTTGCATCtg GTGATGATGGTGCAGGCTGCAGAGAAGTTAGAAGAGGCGTGAATACCTTCAATCCAAGCTTTCCTGCATCTAG TCCATATGTCACAACTGTGGGAGGAACTTCCTTCAAGAATCCCTTTCAAATTACAGCTGAAGTCACAGACTACATCAGTGGTGGCGGATTCAGTAATGTGTTCAGGATGCCAAACTATCAG GATGTTGCTGTGAAGTCTTACCTAAAAAGAATGAAATCGCTTCCCCCAGCGAGCTACTATAATGTTAGTGGCCGTGCCTATCCTGATGTAGCTGCTTTATCTGATAACTACTGGGTTGTAAACAACCTCATCCCAATTCCTTGGATTTCTGGAACATCA GCGTCAACCCCAGTCTTTAGTGGGATCTTGGCCCTCATAAATGATCGCCGGTTCCAGAAAGGTCTCCCAGCTCTTGGTTTTGTCAACCCATTGCTTTACAGTTTACAGGGAAATGGCACATCTGGAGCATTCTTTGAT GTAACTACAGGATGCCACTTCGGCTGTCTGGATGAAAAAACTGAAGGGCGAGGATTCTGTGCTTCTCCATCTTGGGATCCTGTGACAGGATGGGGGACACCCAACTATCCAGAGCTACTCAAGGCACTCCTTCTGGGCAAAGTTGATGATCCATGA